One Alkalicoccus halolimnae DNA segment encodes these proteins:
- the fusA gene encoding elongation factor G: MPREFSLEKTRNIGIMAHIDAGKTTATERILFYTGRIHKIGETHDGGSQMDWMEQEQERGITITSAATTASWREHRINIIDTPGHVDFTVEVERSLRVLDGAVAVLDAQSGVEPQTETVWRQATTYGVPRIVFVNKMDKIGADFIYSLGTLTDRLGANSAAVQLPIGAEDDFEGIIDLIEMKAFFYLDDLGQRSEERDIPEEFQAQAEEYREKLIEAVSDFDEDLMMLYLEGEEIDTPTLKKAIRTATCSVEFYPVFCGSAFKNKGVQLLMDGVVDYLPAPTDVAAIEGHLPESEERVTRPADDKEPFSALAFKVATDPFVGKLTFFRVYSGTVDAGSYVVNSSKGKRERMGRILQMHANHREEIPTCYAGDIAAGVGLKDTSTGDTLCDEKNLVILESMEFPEPVIHLSVEPASKADQDKMGMALAKLAEEDPTFRTHTDEETGQTIIGGMGELHLDIIVDRLKREFKVGANVGAPQVSYRETIRESAKCEGKFVRQSGGRGQFGHVWVEFTPNDEGGGFEFIDNIVGGVVPREYIGSVEQGIKESLDNGLLAGYPLVDVKARLYDGSYHDVDSNEMAFKVAASMAFKEAKNKCKPVLLEPIMKVEVVMPEEYMGDIMGDITSRRGRVEGMEARGNAQTVKAMVPLAEMFGYATSLRSNTQGRGQYSMHFDHYEEVPKSISEEIIKKSSGQ, encoded by the coding sequence ATGCCAAGAGAGTTCTCCTTAGAAAAGACACGTAATATTGGTATTATGGCTCACATCGACGCTGGTAAGACAACGGCGACTGAGCGTATTCTTTTCTACACAGGACGTATCCATAAAATTGGTGAAACTCACGACGGCGGCTCCCAGATGGACTGGATGGAGCAGGAGCAGGAACGTGGGATCACAATTACGTCTGCAGCAACAACAGCATCGTGGAGAGAGCACCGTATCAACATCATCGATACACCGGGCCACGTAGACTTCACAGTAGAAGTTGAACGTTCCCTTCGTGTACTCGACGGAGCTGTAGCTGTCCTTGACGCACAGTCCGGTGTTGAACCGCAGACAGAAACAGTATGGCGTCAAGCGACGACATACGGTGTACCACGAATCGTTTTCGTTAACAAAATGGATAAAATCGGAGCAGACTTTATCTATTCCCTTGGAACATTGACAGACAGACTGGGTGCTAACTCAGCAGCTGTTCAGCTTCCAATCGGGGCGGAAGACGATTTTGAAGGGATCATTGATCTCATTGAAATGAAAGCTTTCTTCTATCTTGACGACCTTGGACAACGCAGCGAAGAGCGCGACATTCCTGAAGAATTCCAAGCTCAGGCAGAAGAGTACCGTGAGAAATTGATTGAAGCCGTTTCCGACTTCGATGAAGATCTTATGATGCTTTATCTTGAAGGAGAAGAAATTGATACACCAACGCTTAAAAAAGCAATCCGTACAGCAACATGCAGCGTAGAATTCTACCCTGTTTTCTGTGGATCTGCATTTAAGAACAAAGGTGTTCAGCTTCTTATGGACGGCGTTGTTGATTATCTTCCTGCACCAACAGATGTTGCTGCAATCGAAGGTCATCTTCCGGAATCCGAAGAGAGAGTAACCCGCCCTGCGGACGATAAAGAACCTTTCTCTGCGCTTGCCTTCAAGGTAGCAACGGATCCATTCGTCGGTAAGCTTACTTTCTTCCGCGTTTATTCCGGTACGGTTGACGCAGGTTCTTATGTTGTTAACTCATCAAAAGGCAAGCGTGAGCGTATGGGACGTATCCTGCAGATGCACGCCAATCACCGTGAAGAAATCCCGACATGCTACGCAGGGGATATCGCAGCAGGTGTAGGTTTAAAAGATACTTCTACAGGGGACACTCTTTGTGACGAAAAGAATCTCGTTATTCTTGAGTCCATGGAATTCCCTGAGCCGGTAATCCACCTTTCCGTTGAGCCTGCTTCTAAAGCAGACCAGGACAAGATGGGTATGGCACTGGCAAAACTTGCAGAGGAAGATCCAACTTTCCGCACGCATACAGATGAAGAAACGGGCCAGACGATCATCGGCGGTATGGGTGAGCTTCACCTTGATATCATCGTTGACCGGCTGAAGCGTGAATTCAAAGTAGGCGCGAATGTTGGTGCTCCGCAGGTATCTTACCGTGAAACAATCCGCGAAAGCGCGAAGTGTGAAGGTAAGTTTGTTCGACAGTCCGGTGGACGCGGCCAGTTCGGTCACGTTTGGGTGGAATTCACTCCAAACGATGAAGGCGGCGGCTTTGAATTCATCGACAATATCGTCGGTGGTGTCGTTCCACGTGAATATATCGGATCTGTTGAGCAGGGCATAAAAGAATCCCTTGATAACGGCCTTCTTGCCGGCTACCCACTGGTAGACGTAAAAGCCCGTCTATACGATGGTTCTTACCACGATGTCGACTCCAACGAGATGGCATTTAAGGTTGCTGCTTCCATGGCTTTCAAGGAAGCAAAGAACAAGTGTAAGCCTGTTCTTCTCGAGCCGATCATGAAGGTTGAAGTTGTCATGCCTGAAGAATATATGGGTGACATCATGGGTGACATTACGTCACGCCGTGGACGAGTAGAAGGAATGGAAGCACGAGGAAACGCCCAGACAGTTAAAGCAATGGTTCCATTAGCTGAAATGTTTGGTTACGCGACTTCCCTTCGTTCCAATACGCAGGGCCGCGGTCAGTATTCCATGCACTTCGACCATTATGAAGAAGTACCAAAGAGTATTTCTGAAGAAATCATCAAAAAATCATCCGGTCAGTAA
- the rpoC gene encoding DNA-directed RNA polymerase subunit beta', whose protein sequence is MIDVNNFEYMKIGLASSDKIRSWSRGEVKKPETINYRTLKPEKDGLFCERIFGPTKDWECHCGKYKRVRYKGVVCDRCGVEVTRAKVRRERMGHIELAAPVSHIWYFKGIPSRMGLVLDMSPRSLEEVIYFASYVVTDTGDTPLELKQLLSEKEYRSYREKYGRTFNAEMGAEAIRKLLEDIDLDKEANQLKEELETAQGQRRTRAIKRLEVIEAFRHSDNDPDWMVLDVLPVIPPELRPMVQLDGGRFATSDLNDLYRRVINRNNRLKRLLDLGAPSIIVQNEKRMLQEAVDALIDNGRRGRPVTGPGNRPLKSLSHMLKGKQGRFRQNLLGKRVDYSGRSVIVVGPNLQMYQCGLPKEMALELFKPFVMKELVSKGLAHNIKSAKRKVERVHPEVWDVLEEVIREHPVLLNRAPTLHRLGIQAFEPTLVEGRAIKLHPLVCTAYNADFDGDQMAVHVPLSAEAQAESRLLMLAAQNILNPKDGKPVVTPSQDMVLGNYYLTLEREGAVGEGSRFSGPSEVMTAYQNGYVHLHTRIALPVKSIDKDNFREEYEDHLILTSVGKVIFNEILPKSFPYVNEPTSDNLEIETPQKFFVPGETDIKKEFENRELVAPFKKGFLGDIIAEVFKKFKISETSVMLDKMKDLGFYYSTKAGITIGVSDIVVLKDKQDILDDAEEKVTKISKQFRRGLITEEERYDKVIEVWSKAKDVIQEKLLGTLDKTNPIFMMSDSGARGNASNFTQLAGMRGLMANPSGRIIELPIKSSFREGLTVLEYFISTHGARKGLADTALKTADSGYLTRRLVDVAQDVIIREEDCGTDRGLEVKAITDGAEVIEPLYDRLVGRVSFQNLYHPETNELLVSRNEDISEDMAKVIDDAGIETVLIRSVFTCDTKHGSCKKCYGRNLATGAEVEVGEAVGIIAAQSIGEPGTQLTMRTFHTGGVAGDDITQGLPRIQEVFEARNPKGQATISEIKGKVMDIKDNGDKKEILIQNDIESRTYQTLYGSRMKSEIGDEVRPGQELTEGSIDPKELLTISGVHGVQEYLLREVQKVYRMQGVEIGDKHVEVMVRQMMRKVRVIDAGDTNVLPGSLVEIHQFNDVNKDILLKGRRPATGLPVLLGITKASLETDSFLSAASFQETTRVLTDAAIKGKRDELVGLKENVIIGKLVPAGTGMQRYRQMKHIDTVEKNEGTMEEVTAQEQE, encoded by the coding sequence TTGATAGATGTAAATAACTTTGAATATATGAAAATCGGCCTCGCTTCCTCCGACAAGATCCGCTCTTGGTCGCGCGGGGAAGTAAAAAAGCCGGAGACGATTAACTATCGTACTCTAAAGCCGGAGAAAGACGGTCTCTTCTGTGAGCGTATCTTCGGCCCGACAAAAGACTGGGAATGTCACTGTGGAAAATATAAGCGCGTACGCTATAAAGGCGTCGTCTGCGACCGCTGCGGTGTGGAAGTTACACGCGCAAAAGTCCGCAGGGAGCGCATGGGGCACATTGAACTTGCTGCCCCTGTTTCCCACATCTGGTACTTCAAAGGAATTCCGAGCCGTATGGGTCTTGTACTCGATATGTCTCCGCGTTCCCTGGAAGAAGTCATTTACTTCGCTTCCTATGTAGTGACTGACACCGGCGATACCCCGCTGGAGCTGAAGCAGCTTCTTTCTGAAAAAGAATACCGCAGCTACCGCGAAAAATACGGCCGCACGTTCAACGCCGAAATGGGCGCTGAAGCGATCCGCAAGCTCCTTGAAGACATCGATCTTGATAAAGAAGCGAATCAGCTGAAAGAAGAGCTGGAAACTGCTCAGGGACAGCGCCGTACGCGTGCAATTAAGCGTCTTGAAGTCATTGAAGCTTTCCGTCATTCCGATAACGATCCGGACTGGATGGTCCTCGACGTGCTCCCGGTTATTCCTCCGGAGCTTCGTCCGATGGTACAGCTCGACGGCGGACGTTTTGCTACATCCGACTTAAACGATTTATATCGACGTGTTATTAACCGTAACAACCGTCTGAAGCGTCTGCTGGACCTTGGTGCTCCAAGCATTATCGTTCAGAACGAGAAGCGTATGCTTCAGGAAGCAGTAGATGCTCTTATCGATAATGGCCGGCGCGGCCGTCCTGTTACAGGACCGGGTAACCGTCCGCTTAAATCTCTTTCTCATATGCTGAAAGGGAAGCAGGGACGTTTCCGTCAAAACCTTCTCGGTAAACGTGTTGACTATTCCGGTCGTTCCGTTATCGTCGTTGGTCCAAACCTGCAGATGTACCAGTGTGGACTTCCGAAAGAAATGGCGCTGGAGCTGTTTAAGCCATTCGTTATGAAAGAGCTTGTCAGTAAAGGGCTTGCCCACAACATTAAGAGTGCGAAGCGCAAAGTAGAGCGCGTGCACCCTGAAGTGTGGGATGTTTTGGAAGAAGTCATCCGGGAGCATCCGGTATTGTTAAACCGGGCACCAACACTTCACCGTCTCGGTATTCAGGCATTTGAACCGACGCTTGTAGAAGGACGCGCAATCAAGCTTCACCCGCTCGTATGTACAGCGTACAACGCTGACTTTGACGGTGACCAGATGGCTGTTCACGTGCCGCTTTCTGCAGAAGCGCAGGCGGAATCCCGTCTCCTTATGCTTGCAGCACAGAATATCCTGAATCCAAAAGACGGCAAGCCGGTAGTAACGCCTTCCCAGGACATGGTTTTAGGTAACTACTACTTGACGCTTGAGCGCGAAGGCGCAGTTGGAGAAGGCAGCAGGTTCAGCGGTCCAAGCGAAGTGATGACTGCTTATCAGAACGGCTACGTGCATCTTCATACACGGATTGCCCTGCCTGTAAAATCTATCGATAAAGATAACTTCAGGGAAGAATATGAAGATCATTTAATTCTCACTTCCGTCGGTAAAGTCATTTTCAACGAAATCCTTCCGAAGTCATTCCCTTATGTGAATGAACCGACGTCGGACAACCTGGAAATTGAAACTCCGCAAAAATTCTTCGTGCCGGGTGAAACCGACATTAAAAAAGAATTCGAAAACCGCGAACTCGTGGCGCCGTTTAAAAAAGGCTTCCTCGGCGATATCATTGCGGAAGTATTTAAAAAGTTCAAGATTTCCGAAACATCCGTTATGCTCGATAAGATGAAGGATCTTGGTTTCTACTATTCTACGAAAGCCGGTATTACAATCGGTGTTTCCGACATTGTCGTACTCAAAGACAAGCAGGACATCCTCGATGATGCCGAAGAAAAAGTCACTAAAATTTCCAAGCAGTTCCGTCGTGGTCTGATCACAGAAGAGGAACGTTACGATAAAGTTATTGAAGTGTGGAGTAAAGCGAAAGACGTTATCCAGGAGAAGCTTCTTGGAACACTTGATAAAACAAACCCTATCTTCATGATGAGTGACTCCGGAGCCCGTGGTAACGCCTCCAACTTCACTCAGCTTGCAGGTATGCGTGGTCTGATGGCAAATCCATCCGGACGTATTATCGAGCTTCCGATCAAATCCAGTTTCCGTGAAGGTCTGACAGTACTTGAGTACTTTATTTCCACACACGGTGCCCGTAAAGGTCTTGCAGATACGGCTCTGAAAACGGCCGACTCAGGTTATCTGACCCGTCGACTCGTTGACGTAGCTCAGGACGTTATTATCCGTGAAGAGGACTGCGGAACGGACCGTGGACTTGAAGTAAAAGCCATTACAGACGGCGCGGAAGTTATCGAACCGCTTTACGACCGCCTCGTCGGTCGTGTATCCTTCCAGAACCTTTATCATCCGGAGACGAATGAACTTCTCGTTTCACGAAATGAAGATATTTCGGAAGATATGGCAAAAGTTATCGATGACGCCGGTATTGAAACAGTGCTTATCCGTTCTGTCTTCACGTGTGACACAAAGCACGGTTCCTGTAAGAAATGTTACGGACGCAACCTGGCTACAGGTGCAGAAGTGGAAGTCGGGGAAGCTGTCGGTATTATTGCAGCCCAGTCGATCGGTGAGCCGGGTACCCAGCTTACAATGCGTACCTTCCACACAGGCGGTGTAGCCGGAGACGATATTACCCAGGGTCTGCCTCGTATTCAGGAAGTATTTGAAGCCCGTAATCCGAAAGGTCAGGCGACTATTTCTGAAATAAAAGGTAAGGTCATGGATATTAAGGATAACGGAGACAAGAAAGAAATCCTTATCCAGAACGATATTGAATCACGGACGTATCAAACCTTGTACGGCTCCCGTATGAAATCGGAAATCGGTGATGAAGTAAGACCGGGTCAGGAACTGACAGAAGGTTCTATTGATCCGAAAGAACTTCTTACAATTTCCGGTGTTCACGGAGTACAGGAATACCTGCTTCGTGAAGTACAGAAAGTTTACCGTATGCAGGGTGTTGAAATCGGCGATAAGCACGTGGAAGTCATGGTCCGCCAGATGATGCGCAAAGTACGCGTGATTGATGCCGGAGATACAAACGTTCTCCCAGGCTCACTCGTGGAAATCCATCAGTTTAACGACGTCAATAAAGATATCCTTCTTAAAGGACGCCGTCCGGCAACCGGACTGCCGGTACTGCTCGGTATCACTAAAGCTTCTCTCGAAACAGACTCTTTCCTTTCTGCCGCATCCTTCCAGGAAACGACACGTGTCCTGACTGATGCAGCGATCAAAGGCAAGCGCGACGAGCTCGTCGGACTGAAAGAGAATGTTATTATCGGTAAGCTTGTACCAGCAGGAACAGGTATGCAGCGCTACCGTCAGATGAAGCACATCGATACGGTAGAGAAAAATGAAGGAACGATGGAAGAAGTAACAGCACAGGAGCAGGAATAA
- the rpsG gene encoding 30S ribosomal protein S7 — MPRKGPVPRRDVLADPIYKSKLVTRLINRIMIDGKKGTAQKSLYNAFDLVRERSGKDPQEVFEEALKNIMPVLEVKARRVGGANYQVPIEVKPERRTTLGLRWLVSYARIRGEKTMEERLANEIMDAANNTGAAVKKREETHKMAEANKAFAHYRW; from the coding sequence ATGCCTCGTAAAGGACCAGTACCTCGCCGCGATGTATTAGCCGACCCTATCTATAAGTCAAAACTTGTTACCCGTCTGATCAACCGTATTATGATCGACGGCAAAAAGGGAACAGCTCAGAAGTCACTATATAACGCATTTGACCTTGTACGCGAGCGTTCCGGCAAAGATCCTCAGGAAGTGTTTGAAGAAGCACTCAAGAACATCATGCCGGTACTAGAAGTTAAAGCTCGTCGTGTGGGCGGTGCAAACTATCAGGTGCCAATCGAAGTAAAGCCGGAGCGTCGTACGACACTCGGACTTCGCTGGCTCGTAAGCTATGCACGTATTCGTGGTGAAAAAACGATGGAAGAGCGTCTAGCTAATGAAATCATGGATGCAGCTAACAACACAGGTGCAGCAGTGAAGAAACGTGAAGAAACACACAAAATGGCAGAAGCAAATAAAGCATTTGCTCATTACCGCTGGTAA
- a CDS encoding 50S ribosomal protein L7ae-like protein, with amino-acid sequence MSYEKVAQAAEKVVGTKQTLKALESDQVRELVVAQDADSDILDRVLAAAETQAVPVGYVESMKKLGRACGIDVNAAIVAIKK; translated from the coding sequence ATGTCTTATGAAAAAGTAGCACAGGCAGCAGAGAAAGTCGTCGGCACGAAACAGACGCTTAAAGCACTGGAAAGTGATCAGGTAAGAGAGCTGGTGGTTGCACAGGATGCCGACAGCGACATTCTCGACAGAGTACTCGCAGCGGCGGAAACACAGGCTGTCCCAGTAGGTTATGTGGAGTCAATGAAAAAACTCGGCAGGGCCTGCGGAATAGATGTGAATGCAGCAATCGTAGCTATAAAAAAGTAA
- the tuf gene encoding elongation factor Tu, whose protein sequence is MGKAKFDRSKTHANIGTIGHVDHGKTTLTAAITHVLHKNSGKGTAMKYDQIDGAPEERERGITISTAHVEYETDTRHYAHVDCPGHADYVKNMITGAAQMDGAILVVSAADGPMPQTREHILLSRQVGVPSIVVFLNKTDQVDDEELLELVEMEVRELLSEYDFPGDDIPVVKGSALKALEGDADAENAIVELMKAVDEYIPTPDRDKDKPFMMPVEDVFSITGRGTVATGRVERGQLNVGDEVEIIGLAESPTKTTVTGVEMFRKLLDYAEAGDNIGALLRGVSRDDINRGQVLAKPGTITPHTKFKAEVYVLSKEEGGRHTPFFTNYRPQFYFRTTDVTGVTQLPEGVEMVMPGDNVEMTVELISPIAIEEGTKFSIREGGRTVGAGVVANIME, encoded by the coding sequence ATGGGAAAAGCAAAATTTGATCGTTCCAAAACGCATGCCAACATCGGTACAATTGGACACGTTGACCACGGAAAAACAACTCTGACAGCAGCAATCACTCACGTACTTCACAAGAACTCTGGTAAAGGTACTGCAATGAAGTATGACCAGATTGACGGTGCTCCGGAAGAGCGCGAGCGTGGAATCACAATCTCCACTGCACACGTTGAGTACGAAACAGACACTCGTCACTATGCACACGTGGACTGCCCAGGTCACGCTGACTATGTTAAAAACATGATCACTGGTGCAGCTCAGATGGACGGAGCTATCCTTGTAGTATCTGCAGCGGACGGCCCAATGCCACAAACTCGTGAGCACATTCTACTTTCACGTCAGGTAGGGGTACCTTCAATCGTAGTATTCCTTAACAAAACTGACCAGGTAGACGACGAAGAGCTTCTTGAGCTTGTAGAAATGGAAGTACGCGAGCTTCTTTCTGAGTATGACTTCCCTGGCGACGACATTCCTGTCGTTAAAGGTTCTGCCCTTAAAGCACTTGAAGGCGATGCAGATGCTGAAAACGCAATTGTTGAGCTTATGAAAGCAGTTGACGAGTATATCCCAACTCCGGACCGCGACAAAGACAAGCCGTTCATGATGCCGGTAGAGGACGTATTCTCTATCACTGGCCGTGGTACTGTAGCAACAGGCCGTGTTGAGCGTGGACAGCTTAACGTCGGTGACGAAGTTGAAATCATCGGTCTTGCAGAGTCTCCAACGAAGACTACTGTAACTGGTGTTGAAATGTTCCGTAAGCTTCTTGACTATGCTGAAGCTGGTGACAACATTGGTGCGCTTCTACGTGGTGTATCCCGTGACGACATCAACCGTGGCCAGGTTCTTGCTAAGCCAGGAACTATCACTCCACACACAAAGTTCAAAGCGGAAGTTTATGTACTTTCAAAAGAAGAAGGTGGACGTCACACTCCATTCTTCACTAACTACCGCCCACAGTTCTACTTCCGTACTACGGACGTAACTGGTGTTACTCAGCTTCCTGAAGGCGTAGAAATGGTTATGCCTGGGGACAACGTTGAGATGACAGTTGAACTCATTTCACCAATCGCGATCGAAGAGGGAACTAAGTTCTCTATCCGCGAAGGTGGACGTACAGTTGGAGCTGGCGTTGTAGCAAACATCATGGAGTAG
- the rpsL gene encoding 30S ribosomal protein S12 — protein sequence MPTINQLVRQGRASKPTKSDSPALNRGYNSYKKKQTHEDSPQKRGVCTRVGTMTPKKPNSALRKYARVRLTNQIEVTAYIPGIGHNLQEHSVVLIRGGRVKDLPGVRYHIVRGALDTAGVDGRRQSRSKYGTKRPKPAKK from the coding sequence ATGCCTACAATTAATCAACTAGTACGTCAGGGCCGCGCTTCCAAGCCGACCAAGTCAGATTCCCCTGCTCTTAACCGTGGCTACAACAGCTATAAGAAAAAGCAGACTCATGAGGATTCTCCGCAGAAACGCGGTGTTTGTACTCGTGTTGGAACAATGACACCGAAGAAGCCGAACTCGGCCCTTCGTAAGTACGCACGTGTTCGTCTAACGAACCAGATTGAAGTAACAGCATACATCCCTGGTATCGGCCACAACCTTCAGGAGCACAGTGTTGTGCTTATCCGTGGAGGACGTGTGAAGGACTTACCGGGTGTGCGTTACCACATCGTTCGTGGAGCACTCGACACAGCAGGCGTAGACGGACGACGTCAAAGCCGCTCTAAGTATGGAACAAAGCGACCAAAGCCAGCAAAGAAATAA
- a CDS encoding nuclease-related domain-containing protein, whose protein sequence is MNTFKLKRPLYLYQYEALLRRLPQRHAQYNAIKKDYHKYLAGFQGEESLDYILSIVNLHKEAFICRGLRLKNKANDYFFQIDLLVVTPYFIYIGEVKNHTGKLVFEPDYGQMTQLKGEAANTYPCPLQQSKRQARQLQVWLSDHSLQETPVYAHAMISNPHSQISSNTPIPELYHADLLPEMLDSLNLTNSKRIYTRAHLQKLEKLLKKENEEANHFLIEKYNLHSHEVIQTICCRFCSSRRLRRFRQKWYCTSCREKDEQTHMEGLQDLALLNVGFQSLSTYRIFLAHISAATAKGLISPYVIANEYKCKGRKYKLDINKF, encoded by the coding sequence ATGAATACATTTAAGCTGAAAAGACCTTTATATCTTTATCAATATGAGGCACTGCTGCGCAGGCTGCCGCAGAGGCATGCCCAGTATAACGCTATAAAAAAGGACTATCACAAATATTTGGCGGGATTTCAAGGAGAGGAATCACTGGATTATATCCTTTCGATTGTAAATTTACATAAAGAAGCTTTTATATGCAGAGGGCTTCGGCTAAAAAATAAAGCTAACGATTATTTCTTTCAAATTGATCTGCTAGTCGTCACTCCTTATTTTATTTATATTGGTGAAGTGAAAAACCATACAGGAAAATTAGTCTTCGAACCTGATTATGGACAGATGACTCAATTGAAAGGAGAAGCAGCTAATACTTATCCCTGCCCTCTTCAACAAAGTAAGCGGCAGGCACGTCAGCTGCAGGTTTGGCTGAGTGACCATTCTCTTCAGGAAACTCCTGTTTACGCTCATGCGATGATATCCAACCCGCACTCACAGATTTCTTCCAACACCCCTATTCCAGAGTTATACCATGCAGATCTTTTACCTGAGATGCTGGACTCCCTCAACTTAACTAATTCCAAACGCATTTATACCCGTGCACATCTCCAAAAATTAGAAAAGCTATTGAAGAAAGAGAACGAAGAGGCGAATCATTTTCTTATTGAAAAATATAATCTGCACTCTCACGAAGTAATACAAACCATCTGCTGTCGTTTTTGCTCTTCACGAAGACTCCGCCGCTTCCGTCAAAAGTGGTACTGTACTTCCTGCAGAGAAAAAGATGAGCAGACCCATATGGAGGGACTGCAGGATCTTGCTTTACTGAATGTAGGATTCCAATCTTTAAGTACGTACCGCATTTTTCTTGCACATATCTCTGCTGCTACGGCGAAAGGCTTGATAAGTCCTTACGTAATTGCAAATGAATATAAGTGTAAAGGAAGAAAGTACAAACTGGACATAAACAAATTTTGA